Proteins encoded together in one Dermacentor variabilis isolate Ectoservices chromosome 2, ASM5094787v1, whole genome shotgun sequence window:
- the LOC142572846 gene encoding semaphorin-1A-like translates to MRAASSMLWPFFVAAALVPLATATWERQLEPKLFIEEYPHQLVRVFPADNISAVAGEYLRLLLLDGDYVLVGGRNYLYNLSVHTLDQAGNISWPASGSSNPACTDTAVPTDLNCANFIRVARHLSPQSLLVCGTNAYSPRCREYKYDPVHRNYTWKTDVDGQAIIPQDRNSSAAVLFVSNRQIAGLSARAGVPKSPAVLAAQPLRTRPEEATQLAADAEFVGAFAFDEHAYFFLTETAPEKDHCGPRTSATVARVCVNDPGGAPPHDWMWTTLQKVRLHCSLNGTNPFVFTDVAAVSPIMTRWNKAFVFYALFRIQGSPFRGSAVCAFSVDDLIANIHDGKPGREKCPAQPTVVGNDTQFLQNNRPLSNNEVHNYLSEPMLAHVGFDYHYTSLWIDPQVRTVSGKRYDVFFIGTSHGHVIKAINVGQNSISTVVIEDIIVFPGEDPVLDLKIVRRPGLVTLLVTTYHELVSVPLDNCNWTVRTCTQCVGLQDPYCAWNKDTTKCESLVDQPAPKNAVQEVVRGHSLECPDEFAKHMNNMKFPHGSDPWTIDNTATSGRGAPHLYSAHTLGFAITFCIMGSIVIGFGVGYWYRHNQRKDMAYFNYR, encoded by the exons ATGCGTGCCGCGTCGAGCATGCTCTGGCCGTTCTTTGTCGCGGCGGCTCTCGTTCCGTTGGCGACGGCCACCTGGGAGCGCCAGCTGGAGCCCAAACTGTTCATCGAGGAGTACCCGCACCAGCTGGTTCGAGTGTTCCCCGCCGACAACATAAGCGCCGTGGCGGGAGAGTACCTGAGGCTCCTCCTTCTGGACGGCGACTACGTGCTCGTTGGGGGCCGGAACTACCTTTACAACCTGAGCGTTCACACTCTCGATCAG GCGGGCAACATCAGCTGGCCAGCGTCCGGTTCGAGCAACCCCGCGTGCACAGACACGGCCGTGCCGACCGACCTCAACTGCGCCAACTTCATCCGCGTGGCGCGGCACCTGTCGCCGCAGAGCCTCCTCGTGTGCGGCACGAACGCGTACTCGCCGCGCTGCCGCGAGTACAAGTACGACCCCGTGCATCGCAACTACACCTGGAAGACGGACGTGGACGGCCAGGCCATCATCCCGCAGGACCGCAACAGTAGCGCTGCGGTGCTGTTCGTCAGCAACAGGCAAATCGCCGGCCTgtccgcgcgagccggcgtaCCGAAGTCGCCCGCCGTGCTGGCGGCGCAACCCCTGCGAACCAGGCCAGAGGAAGCGACGCAGCTGGCCGCCGACGCGGAGTTCGTGGGCGCTTTCGCGTTCGACGAGCACGCCTACTTCTTCCTCACGGAGACTGCGCCCGAAAAGGACCACTGCGGTCCTCGCACCTCGGCCACAGTGGCCCGGGTGTGCGTCAACGACCCCGGTGGCGCTCCGCCGCACGACTGGATGTGGACGACGCTGCAGAAGGTCCGGCTTCACTGTTCGCTGAACGGCACGAACCCGTTTGTCTTCACCGACGTCGCAGCCGTCAGCCCGATCATGACCCGCTGGAACAAGGCGTTCGTGTTCTACGCACTCTTCCGGATTCAGGGCAGCCCCTTCAGAGGGTCGGCCGTGTGCGCCTTCAGTGTGGACGACTTGATCGCCAACATCCACGACGGGAAGCCCGGCCGCGAGAAGTGCCCGGCTCAGCCAACCGTTGTCGGCAACGACACACAGTTCCTCCAGAATAACAGGCCGCTGTCCAACAACGAGGTGCACAACTACCTTAGCGAACCCATGTTGGCACACGTGGGTTTCGACTACCACTACACCAGCCTCTGGATCGACCCGCAAGTACGCACCGTAAGCGGGAAGCGCTACGACGTGTTCTTCATCGGGACTAGCCACGGACACGTCATCAAGGCCATCAACGTTGGGCAGAACTCCATTTCGACGGTTGTCATCGAGGACATCATAGTCTTTCCTGGAGAAGACCCAGTCCTGGACCTGAAAATCGTGCGACGCCCCGGCCTGGTCACTCTTCTAGTGACTACGTACCATGAGCTCGTCTCTGTGCCACTGGACAACTGCAACTGGACGGTGCGCACGTGCACACAATGCGTCGGGCTCCAAGACCCGTACTGTGCCTGGAACAAGGACACGACCAAGTGCGAGAGCCTCGTGGACCAGCCGGCACCAAAGAATGCCGTGCAGGAAGTGGTAAGAGGCCACAGCCTGGAGTGTCCAGACGAGTTCGCCAAACACATGAACAACATGAAGTTCCCACACGGCAGTGACCCGTGGACCATCGACAACACGGCTACCAGTGGTCGTGGAGCGCCTCACCTGTACAGCGCCCACACGCTGGGCTTTGCGATCACCTTCTGCATCATGGGTTCCATAGTGATTGGCTTCGGTGTCGGCTACTGGTACAGGCACAACCAGCGAAAGGACATGGCTTACTTCAACTACCGCTGA